DNA from Rhizobacter sp. J219:
GAGAGCTGCTCGTGGGCCTGGGTGCGGTGGTGGTGTTGCCCGCACGCGCCACCTCGTCCGAGATGGAGGCGGCCATCCGCGGGTATGCCGACGGCCGGCCGGTCACGCGCGGCAAGGTGAAGCTCGACGTGCCGCCGCTGGTGGAAAACGGCAACGCCGTGCCGCTCACCGTCACCGTCGACAGCCCGATGACCGCCGCGGCGCACGTGACCGGCATCGCCGTCTTCAACGACCGCAACCCGCAGCGCGACGTGGTGCGCTTCACGCTCACGCCGCGCTCGGGCCGTGCGCAGGTGTCGTCGCGCATCCGCCTGGCGACCTCGCAGCAGCTGGTGGCGGTGGCGCGCCTGAGCGACGGCACGTATTGGTCGGACGCGGTCGACGTGCTGGTCACGCTCGCGGCCTGCCTGGAGTGATCGCACGATGGCCCGCACGCTGATCACCGTCCCCACCGCGGCCAGGAAAGGCGAGGTGATCGAGTTGCGCGCGCTCATCGCCCACGTGATGGAAACCGGTTTCCGTCCCGACGCCAACGGCAGCACCAAGCCGCGCGACCTCATCACCCACTTCAGCTGCCGCTACAACGGCGAGCTGGTGTTCAGCGCCGAGCTGTACCCGGCGGTGGCCGCCAACCCGTACATCGCCTTCACCACCGTGGCCACCGAGAGCGGCACGCTCACGTTCGAGTGGACGGGCGACAACGGCTTCCAGCAGAGCGAAAGCGTGAAGATCACGGTCGCATGAAGCTTGCCGCGCTCGGGTTTGCGTTCGTGTCCGTCGCCACCGCCGTGTGCGCGCAGGATGCCCGTCGCTCCGGCTTCGACGACATGAGCCCCGCCACGCAGGCGATGCAGCGCGACGACCTGCAGAACCCCGGCATGCTGTGGGTGCAGGACGGCGCGGCACTGTGGGTCAAGCCGCTGTCGAGCGAGCGCAAGGCCTGCGCCGGCTGCCACACGGTGGCGTCGATGCGCGGCGTGGCCGCACGCTACCCCGCCTTCGATGCCGTGCTGCAGCGCCCCGTCAACCTGGGTCAGCGCATCAACCTCTGCCGCGAGCGCCACCAGAGGGCGGCGCCCCATGCGTACGAAAGCCCCGACCTGCTCGCACTCGAAAGCTTCGTCGGCCATCAGTCGCGCGGCCTGCCCATCGCGCCCCCCGAGGATGTGCGTCTGCAGCCTTACCGCGCCCGCGGCGAAGCGATGTACCAGCAGCGCCTCGGCCAGCTCGACCTCTCGTGCGCGCAGTGCCATGACCAGCGCGCCGGCCTGCGTCTCGGCGGAAACCTCATTCCGCAAGGCCGCGCCAACGGCTACCCGCTGTACCGATTGGAGTGGCAATCGCTCGGCTCGCTGCAGCGGCGGCTGCGCAACTGCCTCACCGGCGTGCGTGCCGAGCCTTACGCCTACGGCGACATGGCCTTGATCGAGCTGGGCTCTACCTCGCCAGGCGCGACCAGGGCATGGCGATCGAGACCCCGGCCGTGCGGCCCTGACGTCCAAGGCCTGCCCTCTGCAAGAACGCAGGGCCTCTGCCAAACTCGCTGCTCCCTCACTCGCGACGTGCCATGCCCGCCATCTGGAAACAACCCGTCTCCGTCGAGCTGCTCACGACGATCAGTGTCAACACTGCGTCTGACCATGTCGGCATCGAGTTCACCGAGGTCGGCGACGACTTTCTCGCCGCACGCATGCCGGTCGATCAGCGCACCCGGCAGCCGGCGGGCATCCTGCACGGCGGGGTGTCGGTGGTGCTGGCCGAGACCCTGGGCTCCTGCGCCGCCGCGTTCGCCGCACCGAAGGGCCATCGCGTGGTGGGCCTGGACATCAACGCCAACCACATCCGGCCCGTGAGTCTCGGGCTGGGTCACCGGCACCGTGCGGCCGGTGCACATCGGCCGCACCACGCAGGTGTGGCAGATCGAGATCAAGAACGAGGAAGGCAAGCTCAGCTGCCTGTCGCGCATCACGATGGCAGTGCTGATTCCCGATGATGCGAAAGGAGCCACGCCATGAGCGCATCGACCCTGCTGCACGCGCTGTTCAAGGAAAAGGCCTGGATCAACGCGCAGTTCTTCGCGCAACTCGATCCCCTCGACGACGCGAGCCGCCACACCGCGCTGCGCACGCTCAACCACATCCACACGGTCGACCGCATCTTCCGTGGCCACCTGAGCGGGCAACCGCACGGGTTGGACGGCACCAACACGCCCGACACGCCGACCGTCGCCCAGCTGCGCGATGCGGTGGCCGAGCTCGACCGCTGGTACGTCGACTACACACGCGACCTCACGCCCGCGCAGCTCGACGAGCGCCTCGCCTTCACCTTCACCGATGGCGACAAGGGCCTGATGTCGCGCGAGGAAATCCTCGCCCACGTCATCACGCACGGTGCGTATCACCGCGGCGAAGTCGGCCGCGTGATGAAGAGCGCCTCGCTCACGCCGCCGCGCGACCTCTTCACCCGCTTTCTCCACCAGGCCGAGCCGGCACGGCGCGGCTGACCCTCACCCGACGACGACATGACGCTGAACGACTTTCCCGCTGGTTTTCCAATCACGAAGAAGTGGCCCGCACGCCACCCCGATCGCCTGCAGCTCTACTCGCTGCCCACGCCCAACGGCGTGAAGGTCTCGATCGCCCTCGAAGAGACCGGCCTGCCGTATGAAGCGCACCTGATCGACTTCAACACCAACGACCAGATGTCGCCGGAGTTCCTGTCGCTCAACCCGAACAACAAGATCCCCGCCATCATCGACCCGCACGGCCCGAACGGCGAGCCGCTGGCGCTCTTCGAGTCGGGCGCGATCCTCGTCTACCTCGCGGCCAAGACCGGGCAACTGATGCCCGTCGACGTGGCGCAGCGCTACGAGACGCTGCAGTGGCTGATGTTCCAGATGGGTGGCATCGGGCCGATGTTTGGGCAGGTCGGCTTCTTCCACAAGTTCGCGGGCAAGGACTACGAAGACAAGCGCCCGCGCGACCGCTACGTGGCCGAGAGCAAGCGGCTGCTGGGCGTGCTCGACCAGCGCCTGAAGGGCCGCGCGTGGATCATGGGCGATGACTACACCATCGCCGACATCGCCACCTTCCCGTGGGTGCGCAACATGGTCGGCTTCTACGGCGCGGGCGAGCTGGTCGGCTTCGACGACTTCGCCGAGGTCAAGCGTGTGCTGGCGGCCTTCGTGGCGCGCCCGGCGGTGCAGCGCGGGCTGACCATCCCGCAGCGTCCGGCCTGAGCCGGCGTCACTGACACCGGGCTCAGCCGGCGACGAGCTCCGACCAGCTGGTGCGCGGCTCGCCGAGCACGAAGCCCTGCGCGTAGTCGACGCCGGCCGAGCGCAGGCGCTGCAATACCGAGGTGTCTTCGATCAGCGGGGCGATCACCACCGCCTTCATCGCATGCGCGAGGTCGGTCATCGCGCGCACCATCAGCACGCCGATCTCGTCGTTCGCCAGCCCCTGCACCAGCGTGCCGTCGAGCTTGACGGCCGACAGCGGCAGCCCGCGCAGGTGGCCCAGGCCACCGAGGCCACGGCCGTATTCGTCGAGCAGCAGGCGCACGCCGAGCTGGTGCAGCTCGTTGAGCACCGGCTGCAGCGCCTGCAGGTGGCCGGCGAGTTCGCTTTCCTTGATCTCCAGGCACAGCTGGCCGGGCGCGAAGGCGCCCTCGCGCAGCAAGGTCGTCAGGCGCGCGAGGTAGCCCGCGTCAAGCAGCGAGGCGGTGGCCACGTTGAGGTGGAAGCGCGAGGCCACCGGCCGCTCCTGGCGCGCGAGCATCAGTGCGATGCGGTCCATCACCCAGCCGTCGAGCGCGGGCATCAGCTCGAAGCGCTCGGCCTGCGACAGGAAGGCGCGCGGCGCGAGCTGGGTGTCGACGTCGTCGAGCCGCACGAACACCTCGTGCCCGTACAAGGCCTCGGCCGGCAGGTTGTCGCTGGCCCCCTCGGGCAGTCGGCGCAGCTCGAAGATGGGCTGGAACTGCAGCGCGAAGTTGCCGGCGGCCAGCGCGATCTTGAGTCGCTCCGACCACGACTGCTGCAGCGTGGCCAGCGCGCCGGCATCGCCGCCGAGGTCGAACATGTGGATGCGGTTGCGGCCTTCGCGCTTGGCGATGTGGCAGGCCGCGTCGGCGCAGTTCATCGCATAGGCGGGCGAGAGCGTGTGGCGGCTCAGGCGCGCGATGCCCACGCTGCCCGAGACCTCGAAGCTGCGGCCACCGTGTGTGAAGTCGCCGTCGTCGAGGATGGCGCGGAACTTCTCGGCCAGTGCCAGCACGCTGCCGTCGTCGACGTTGCGCAAGAGCACCGCGAACTCATCACCGGCGAGGCGCGCCACCAGGTCGGACTGGCGCGAGCGCGACTTGAGCTTGCGCCCGATGCTCGCCAGCAGCGCATCGCCCGCGGCATGGCCGGCGGTGTCGTTGATCTGCTTGAAGCGGTCGAGGTCGATGAAGAGCAGCGCACTCTGCTCGGCGCTTCGGCGCAGGCGGAAGATCTCCTGCTCCAGCATGTATTCGAAGTGGCGGCGGTTGTGCAGCTTGGTCAGGTGGTCGTGGCGCAGCTGCCATTGCGTCTCGGCCTCGTGGCGCTTGCGCTCGGCGATGTCGCGGAAGGCCACCACCACGCCCACACATTCGCCGCCCTGGTGCTGGTTCTGGAAGAGCGGGCGCACGGTGCACTCGACGTTGAGCATCTCGCCGTCGGCACGCCAGAACACTGTCTCCCAGTTGCTGAGCGAATCGCCCAGTTCGTAGGCCTGCTGCAGGAAGCAGGTTTCGGCCGGCACGGGGCGGCCGCGCTCGTCGCTGTGGTGCAGGCGATCGTGGGCCGACAGTCCGACGAGCTCGTCTTCGTGCGCGCACTGCAGGAGGCGCAGCGCGGCCGGGTTGACGAAGGTGATGCGGCCCTGGCGGTCCACACCGTACACCCCGTCGCCTACCGACGAGAGGATCAGCTCCAGGCGCTGGCCTTCGTCTTTCAGCCGGCGCTCGCGCTCGCACAGGCGGGCCATGCTGTCG
Protein-coding regions in this window:
- a CDS encoding SoxY-related AACIE arm protein produces the protein MKRRELLVGLGAVVVLPARATSSEMEAAIRGYADGRPVTRGKVKLDVPPLVENGNAVPLTVTVDSPMTAAAHVTGIAVFNDRNPQRDVVRFTLTPRSGRAQVSSRIRLATSQQLVAVARLSDGTYWSDAVDVLVTLAACLE
- the soxZ gene encoding thiosulfate oxidation carrier complex protein SoxZ, with product MARTLITVPTAARKGEVIELRALIAHVMETGFRPDANGSTKPRDLITHFSCRYNGELVFSAELYPAVAANPYIAFTTVATESGTLTFEWTGDNGFQQSESVKITVA
- a CDS encoding DinB family protein; its protein translation is MSASTLLHALFKEKAWINAQFFAQLDPLDDASRHTALRTLNHIHTVDRIFRGHLSGQPHGLDGTNTPDTPTVAQLRDAVAELDRWYVDYTRDLTPAQLDERLAFTFTDGDKGLMSREEILAHVITHGAYHRGEVGRVMKSASLTPPRDLFTRFLHQAEPARRG
- a CDS encoding glutathione S-transferase N-terminal domain-containing protein; the encoded protein is MTLNDFPAGFPITKKWPARHPDRLQLYSLPTPNGVKVSIALEETGLPYEAHLIDFNTNDQMSPEFLSLNPNNKIPAIIDPHGPNGEPLALFESGAILVYLAAKTGQLMPVDVAQRYETLQWLMFQMGGIGPMFGQVGFFHKFAGKDYEDKRPRDRYVAESKRLLGVLDQRLKGRAWIMGDDYTIADIATFPWVRNMVGFYGAGELVGFDDFAEVKRVLAAFVARPAVQRGLTIPQRPA
- a CDS encoding EAL domain-containing protein, whose amino-acid sequence is MHRLLVVESSPTLRCGLEKLLLRHGFAVVALPADPSALEAFDQELSRGLATLILGWSNTPAAVCEAFAQRLQKPDCQRLALVVLAADPSRVDATLATGRAYTRVQRLQRPSEVPRLVRGLLDQVASDLRPDAESPTALKVLLVDDSRTSRTKYQRLLRNHGYAVVACEDAEAALRRVQAERFDLAVIDYFMPGMNGAALCRALRELPATRDLTLAVLTGSYEEGLISDCLEAGASECMFKNESDALVVARVDSMARLCERERRLKDEGQRLELILSSVGDGVYGVDRQGRITFVNPAALRLLQCAHEDELVGLSAHDRLHHSDERGRPVPAETCFLQQAYELGDSLSNWETVFWRADGEMLNVECTVRPLFQNQHQGGECVGVVVAFRDIAERKRHEAETQWQLRHDHLTKLHNRRHFEYMLEQEIFRLRRSAEQSALLFIDLDRFKQINDTAGHAAGDALLASIGRKLKSRSRQSDLVARLAGDEFAVLLRNVDDGSVLALAEKFRAILDDGDFTHGGRSFEVSGSVGIARLSRHTLSPAYAMNCADAACHIAKREGRNRIHMFDLGGDAGALATLQQSWSERLKIALAAGNFALQFQPIFELRRLPEGASDNLPAEALYGHEVFVRLDDVDTQLAPRAFLSQAERFELMPALDGWVMDRIALMLARQERPVASRFHLNVATASLLDAGYLARLTTLLREGAFAPGQLCLEIKESELAGHLQALQPVLNELHQLGVRLLLDEYGRGLGGLGHLRGLPLSAVKLDGTLVQGLANDEIGVLMVRAMTDLAHAMKAVVIAPLIEDTSVLQRLRSAGVDYAQGFVLGEPRTSWSELVAG